A stretch of Macadamia integrifolia cultivar HAES 741 chromosome 7, SCU_Mint_v3, whole genome shotgun sequence DNA encodes these proteins:
- the LOC122084904 gene encoding uncharacterized protein LOC122084904, with protein MGSHMFLPMEDVPEGAEIGAILLFCGNSLYARKRRARRMNICSYCARSNCNGYIRDGGQRFSEFPFVNEILHFQYVESVVLPAVNENSDFDTAGHALLSFMERFSGYNKISMYPEDMEKTAFSTRWGTYCYKVMPFGLKNAEATYQRAATTILHDMIHKEVEVYVDDMIVNVQVVEEGSAHTVEFPMSRSLRQSQGILLNPSVLMLPIKRKPLLLCLSIGQFSMGSMLAQKDKVKGVEQAIYYLSKKFLEYEVRYTSLEKTYTALIWATRRLRQYMVAYLIRLISKMDPIKYLLNPALTGRTARWLLLLSEFDITYVNQKSIKGRAIVDHGSTHPTEDGKSLDDAFPYEEFMTVEEENSVNAWQLYFDRAANQRGYGAGVLLITPDEFCLPSSFRLDFSCINNITEYEAYAIGLKIALTIGVKKIQVFSDSSIVICRTQGKWKTRDEKVKRYQEYLEKISKHFEEISFKYFQRDSNQFVDALATLVSMVECSPMAQGREIPYGSKIRGKEVSQKICHPIHITR; from the exons ATGGGCTCACATATGTTCTTGCCTATGGAAGATGTACCTGAAGGAGCTGAGATAGGGGCAATATTGCTCTTTTGTGGGAACAGTTTATATGctagaaagagaagagctagAAGGATGAATATCTGCTCTTACTGTGCTAGGAGCAACTGCAATGGTTACATCAGAGATGGAGGTCAACG TTTTTCTGAATTTCCTTTTGTTAATGAAATTCTGCACTTTCAGTATGTTGAGTCTGTAGTCCTTCCAGCTGtcaatgaaaattctgattttga TACGGCAGGACATGCTTTGCTGTCATTCATGGAGAGGTTTTCGGGATACAACAAGATCAGCATGTATCCTGAAGATATGGAAAAGACTGCTTTCAGCACCCGTTGGGGGACCTATTGCTATAAGGTAATGCCATTTGGTCTAAAGAATGCTGAAGCCACATATCAAAGGGCCGCTACCACtattttgcatgatatgatTCACAAGGAAGTGGAAGTCTATGTCGATGATATGATTGTCAA tgttcaagttgttgaagaaggatcagcccatacGGTGGAATTCCCAatgtcaagaagccttcgacaaAGTCAAGGAATACTTTTAAATCCATCAGTTCTTATGCTACCAATAAAGAGGAAACCACTTCTGTTATGTCTGTCAATAGGACAGTTCTCGATGGGGTCCATGTTAGCTCAGAAAGATAAGGTAAAAGGAGTAGAACAGGCTATCTACTATTTGAGTAAGAAATTCTTGGAGTATGAAGTTCGAtatacatcattagaaaagaCTTACACAGCTCTTATTTGGGCAACAAGAAGATTGCGACAGTATATGGTGGCATATCTTATTCGCTTGATTTCCAAAATGGATCCTATCAAATATTTGTTAAATCCTGCACTCACTGGTAGAACGGCAAGGTGGTTGTTATTACTCTCAGAATTTGACATTACATATGTCAATCAAAAGTCTATCAAAGGCAGAGCAATTGTGGATCATGGGTCTACAcatcccacagaagatggaaaatcattagatgatgcttttccaTATGAGGAATTCATGAcagttgaagaagaaaactctGTTAACGCATGGCAATTATATTTTGATAGAGCAGCCAATCAAAGAGGGTATGGGGCAGgagtgttattaataacacccGACGAGTTTTGTTTGCCTTCATCTTTTCGACTTGATTTTTCTTGCATTAATAATATTACTGAATATGAAGCATATGCAATCGGTCTGAAGATAGCTCTGACAATTGGGGTAAAAAAGATCCAAGTGTTTAGTGACTCATCCATTGTAATCTGCCGAACTCAAGGGaaatggaagactagagatgagaaagtGAAACGTTATCAAGAATATCTGGAGAAGATCTCTAAAcactttgaagaaatctctttcaaatacttccagagagatagcaATCAGTTCGTCGATGCTCTTGCAACATTAGTATCAATGGTTGAGTGTAGTCCTATGGCCCAA ggaagggaaatACCCTATGGAAGCAAGATcaggggaaaagaagtttctcaGAAAATTTGCCACCCAATTCACATTACAAGATGA